CCTGTTCTGGTATAAATCAGCACCGAAACAGAGCCTTGAAATATGGCAGTGAGCACAGTGGCTACCATGTGGGCAGAGTACCATCGGTTGGCACCAACAGCAGCGCATCCGGTGACAGCACCGGCAATGGTGAtgacatggaggaggatgaggaagaagCCGCAGATGGATGGGACGAGGCGGAGGGAGAGGGTGAGGAAGATGCAGCTGGAGGCTGCTCCTAGGAGGATGTAGTTGCAGAGGAGGAACACCTTGTGGGTGTTGTAGTGTCTTGGAGTCACTGATCCGGTGCTAGCAGAGTTCATGTTCATTGAGATTCCACCCAttttgaaagagaagaagaagaagcagagaatgaagaagaagaagaagaagaagattgtgATCTTTGTGTTGTGTTGTTGTTTTGGATTGGGATTGAGAAGGTGTGGTGGTAATATAGATTCTGGGGTTCACAGTCTCAAACGGTCATATTTTGGTTGTGGTGGAATGTGACCGTTGGGGGAAAGTGGAACAGAGACAGCTACGTTGTAACGGGTAGTTTTATTAACACCTGTGTTTTTGTTTGTCTTTTCCAAAACGTTCTTGGTGGGCAACAACTGTGTTTTCGTTTCTATTTTACTCGGTTTCATAATTCTTACATATTTCGAAGAGAAAATTAGacatcaaattttaacatggaaAGACAATTAAGAATCTCAACTTAAGATGAAAGTGTCATTTATTCATTTCAGTGAatatttccttttttatttattctgaaTTAGCTAATTTGGAGTGTTAATATTGCAAGGAGTATATTTGATTGATATACTTCACATGAGTTCTACTAAAAATTATATACACACATAAATTTGAttgtcaaaaataaaatttcacgTAAACTTGACctagttaagaaaaaaaatactaacaCTTACTTTTGGATTCTCGTATTTATTTCTGTCAACTCTCCATCCAATATAAATATCTTCTAATAACATTAAGTAAAATAGTGTTTAAGGCGTAAGCAAAATTAGTCAATAAAAACAAGATAAATAACTTTTTGAATCTTGACCAACGTGTATAATTCGAAAGCTGTGAAACCTGTTTGAtagcagttttagttttcagttttaaaaaacaattcttaaaaacagttttcagaagaagaaaacagtttgaataacatgttttcgaacatttagaaaactgatatctgaaaactaaaaactgaaactgaaaacatcttttacctgttttggttttttagttttaaaaactgaaaatgagaactgtttttaaaacaggtcttaccaaacaagttttcagtttttaaaaactgaaaactgttttggaaACAGTTATCAAACAAGCCCTAAATCTTTGCTCCACAATGcactaagaaataaaaaaattaccaaataattttttccacaaAAAAGAATTGGATTCGAACCTCTAACCACGCTCAAGGAACAAAGTGTGACAGAAGTCAATTTGAATAggcacatatttttattttctaaaaattattttttatttttaaatttttttaattaaaataaaaattcaataacAAGTTGATAAAATGAAAATCTATCACTTATCAtttgaatattatttttatcaatATAAAAATCTCCTATTAATTTAAAATCTAATCAATCTCAATTTCTTATGATATTACTATAATTAATTTCTTGATTCACAGAGTAGAGTTGAATGTGAAAGTCATTTCATTCAATCTAATTCTTTTGTACCttttaaaaaatgtgttttCTTTTAATTGGAGTGTGTGCTAATGTGGGTTGAaagtgtatccaaacatagcaAATGCATGACAAACTCAGTTGAGGTCTTTTGTTCTGAGTTTGAGGTTATTTGTAGAACAGTAGAAGAACAATCATAGCAGATGCATTATGATTACTATTAAAGCTCCTTCGGAGGCATGTCAATTTTGATGGGCGCATCAACCCTTTGCATCCCCaaacatactcatcttttccagCATTAGAACAAAGAACTTCCATACGCATGATTTTAAACGGTAAACTAAACACAGTTAGATACTACTATACAAATAAAATAGGTACAGAAATGATACTTGTCCACCGACAGCTGTAAATTACACGGCGCTagataaaacagaacatcattGTGCTGGGAGGGGGTGTAAAACTGTAAGTTAGAAATGGAGATATATTACAAAAATATATACATAAAGACCAGAATAATCAATAGGATGTTGATATGGGCCATTTCAACCACCCACCCAAGCCATTCAAGAAAGACTAAGAAGCTAAATCCTACCTCGGTACCCCTCCAAAAAATTATAAGTCAACAGCCATGACTAAAATAGGGGGAGTGATGCAAGAAAGATTATCCCAACCTACCGATTTGAACCCCTGCAAGGATCTTTACACAGCAATATCTCCCATTCCTAATAAGGTTTCAGAAATCTGCCTTCATAAGCTTCGGTCTAGGTTTTAAGTCAATATTGTCATATGGCTCTGCCTGTTCTACATGAACATAATCCCTTGTCTTGAGAACCTGCCATCATGATCGAAATTAAATTTGAACCAATGCATAAGTTGCCAAGTAGGCACCCTAGAAAGATCGAACACAATGAAGAATTCAAGCAAAGTACATTAAGTAACACACCCAAGTAGAGTTTACTAAAAAATACCAATCACAGAAGCTATGTGCCTTTCTcacttttttttctattaaaacTCCCATATTTCATTTGCTCAACAAAATTTTCACAAATGAATCAATAAAGACATTTTAAACTGCTACAAACTCACCAACCAAACTATGAAATTTCAcctaaaatgaaattaaaaaaagaaaatcccaaaTTCTCCCTCTTTAAACTCTGATCTACATTGTAAAATAAAATCCCTCCAATTGTCAAATTCTCACAAAATTGTTGACttaaactttcaaaattatttcatATCTCCAATCCATCATGAACCCCAAAACAATTCAATGAACAATGAAAATTTAAGGTCTTAAGGCATATGAAATTGAGAACCAAATTTGCTTGACTTTAAAACAAGAGAAGAGAGACTTAATgagcaaaaaataaaaaactaggGACCCAAATCGCACATAGTCCAGACTAAGGGGACTAAAAAATAGTGCAAACTATTTCAATTGTTACTCCCCTGAACATGAAGGTGATATGTCAAATGTAAAAGTAATGCTAAAATTCATCAGACAGTATATGTGTCAGCTAAAATAATACTCTACCATACCAGTGTTTcaaaaaacatccttgatgctTCCTTCCTTGTTTTACCAGCCAATATATTGTCAAGTTTCAGGTTCTTCCTACCCTGTCGATCTTCCTTATCAAACGAGGTCTGCAGATACTTGGCAACAGCCCTGTGAATAATGCATTAATTAGTTaatcacaaaaagaaaaatcagtTACAAGATCCCAAACAATTTGGATAAATTAGATCAAGTTAAAGATTATTTGTCAAGTCTCTATCTGAACCATCTGCACACAACCTCAATTGCTGGGCTGAAATTATTTGAACTTACTACACACTGCACAGTCCTAATAAAACCCCTCCCTAATTTCCAGAATATAGTACAAGCTGAGCCAATGGCTGGGGGGAAGTTTAGAAGAAAACAAACTATTTTAAACTGCTGTATCAGAGAAAACTATAGTGGTGTCTATCAGTCAATCTGGTCCAATAAAAAACTGAACACACCAATCTAATCCAATCCAAACTAAAACACTTCTATTTATAATTTATCATACCACCCacttatatatttaatttcctATATAAAGCTATCACACAATGCTTATCTATGAAAACATATTTTCAGCACTTACATAAGTTGAAAGATAGATAAAATTACAGGACTATaaaattcttttttaaagtaTTGAATTTGAATAGTTAAACtaatattatttgttttaacTTGTGTGTGTGATACTTGGAAGttggaatttttttataatatatatgtaCGATATATTTTATGATATATTTGGTGCCTCCTTAAAGAGAAAagtaaaaataagaataaatagGAAACCATTCTAATCCAAATCACTTTAGATTGAATTAGATTGGACCTTAAATTTAAAATGTATTGGATCATATGATAACGTAACAAAACTGAAGAGGCTGGATTAGATGCTTTTTAAAATGTATTGGACCATCCAATATACGAACATCCTAAAGAAAACTTAAGATATAGCACACATAAATAACAATCTACATAGATAAGCATGTAATGGATAGCAACCCAACAAACACACCAGATAAAATAAGTGGAGTTACTTT
This is a stretch of genomic DNA from Lotus japonicus ecotype B-129 chromosome 1, LjGifu_v1.2. It encodes these proteins:
- the LOC130728380 gene encoding uncharacterized protein LOC130728380, with the translated sequence MGGISMNMNSASTGSVTPRHYNTHKVFLLCNYILLGAASSCIFLTLSLRLVPSICGFFLILLHVITIAGAVTGCAAVGANRWYSAHMVATVLTAIFQGSVSVLIYTRTGDFLGELKSYVREDDAAVILKLSGGLTILIFCLEWVVLTLAFFLKYYAYVEGGANGGVAMRSSKVQQDEDLKDWPWPFQV